The genomic window TGCACCGGATTGATGGGTTTCGAGAGAGGAATCTCGATCTCCATCGTCAGGGCTTTACTCGTGCCTGCCCCCGTCTGGAATGCCCGGCCACTGCCGCGCGTCTGGGCCAGGGTGCGGTTGAATTCCAACGTACCGTCCTTGTGCCCTGCTGGGTACGGCACCAACCAGGGGCGGCCATCGCGGGTGCCGATGATGATCTGCATATCTTCTCCTAGTTGCTGTTCATGCTGGCCTGCACGGCGGCGCGGTTGGCCTGCCGTTCCAGCACGGCGGCAAAAGCCAGTTCATCGGCTTCATCGGCCTGAGCGACCTGCACTTCCGTCCATTGCTGGCCCCCTTCGTCGATGGTGTAGCGGTAGAGGTCGGCCCGCCGCGCTTCGGTACGGCCCTGCTCGGTGCCGTCTGAGTTCCGGTAGATGCAGGTCACCCAAGCGCGCGGCTCCACGTTCCAGCCCGGTACTCGGATGTTCTCCGGATCTTGAACAGGCAAGTGAGCGAGGCGCTGCACTGCTTTCTTGACCGCCGGTTCGTTGAGAAACAGCGCCCCCAGCGTGGTCAAATGCACCGGCCCCGTACCCGTGCGGGCGATCCGCACGGCCACTCGGCTGGTCAAGGAAGCGTCCCAGTGCTCGGTGATCCACTGACGCACCTCGTCCGGAAACAGCAGCAGTCCGCCGTCGTCCGGGGGTGGGCAACGCACGTCGAGCACCTGATCGAAAATGAAACCCGTGATGATGCCGCCCACCGCGTGAGCCGCCACCCCCCAGGGCACTGGACTGGGCGCGTAGGTGGCCTCAATCTCGAAAGTGCCGCCCTGGGCAGGCAGTGCGCCTGAAGTTGGCTCCGGCGTTTGCACCGAAACAGCCGTGGTGATGCTGGCGTCATTCAGGATGTCGACGCCGCCGTCTACCAGCGCAGGTGCCCAGACGGTAACCCCCCGAAGAACGACGCTGGCCGAGCTGGTGGCAATGGCCCGGCCTGTGGAGGTGTAGCCGCTGCCCGGTGTCCAGCGGGCAGCCACGGAGGTGCAGGGAGCGCGGGTGAAGTAGGACGCGAGTGGCTTCAAAGGTTCGCGGCGGCTGGAGTAACCGTACACCGCTGGATCAGCCACCTGAATGAGTGCCGTGGTCTGCACCCCCTCCTGATCGGCCAACAGGCTTTCACCGAACACGGCATACGGCCCGCGTCCCGGCTTCGTCCAGGTGGCGCGAACATGGGTGCGAAGTTTCGCGCTGGATCCCGCCTTGCCGTTCATCAATACGCCGTCCTGCTCATCAAATACGTGCAGTCCCTCAGCAGGCCCCCAGATCGGCAGGCGCTGGGCATTCACGCCGTAGTCGCCCAGCCCCGGCGAGCCGTCTTCGAGGTCACCCGTCAGCCATTTCTCGGCAATCTCCATGACCGACTCATAGCGCGGCAGGATGCGGGCACGCTGGCTACCCGTGCCCAATGCGGGCAGGGGCGGACGCCGCAGCGCCTCCCCCACCTGCCCGGAGTCGATCAGGTCGTTCATCAACTGCGCGAACTGTTGATTGGGCGCGGCCTGTGCGATGGGCAAGCGGGCCTCCACCCGGTCTAACCGTTGCCGCAGGCCGTTAAGCACGTAACCGTGCGGTTCCGGATCTCGGCGGGGCGCCACCGTGTCGGCGTACCCGGCCCAGCGGGAGCGCCAGGTCAGGCCGCCGTCCTCACTCCAGAAGATGTCCACTACGTCCTCATAGCCAATGTTCAGTTGGTCGCCCACGCCCCCAAAGGTGGCCTGTCGGCAATCGCCATTGGGCCGGACTTCGAGGGATGGGCCATCGGTGAGGTTGAGGGCCTGTTGGCCCGGTTGCAGCCCCAAGATGCCGTCCAGCACCAACTCGTGCTTGAACACGCCCGCATGGGTCTGAACGACAAGTTTGTAGAGGGGCGGATGGTCGTTCGGGTTGGTCATGGGTCACCTCCTAGAACAGGTAGCCAGTGCGGGCGCGGGCACGGGTGGCGGGGGGCGCTTGTTGCGTGATCAGCACTTCGGCGGTGAGGCCGCTGCGCTGCAGGTTGGACACAGTGCCGTCCAGTTTCTCGATGACCCGCGACAGGGCCGCCGTGTTCTGGGCCTGCGCTTGGGCGTCAGTCGAACGCAGAGCCACCTGCACGGATTGAGGCAGTTCCAATTGCTGGGCGGCATTTCCACCAAGTCCAGCAGACGCGCTCGTGGCGTCGCTGCCAAACACGCCGAGTTGCTGCGCGGTCGGCACCAGCACGCCCTGGTAGAACTGCGCCAGTTCGTTGTTGCCGGTCACGATGGCCGCTTGCAAGTCAGCCGCCGCCTTCACGTCGTCTGTGGGGTCAGCCGTTTTCCGCGCCGCGATGTACTGGTCGAGGAACGGTTGAATCAGATCTTTCATGATCGCGCCCTGGAGGAAGCCATCGATCAATCCCTGCAGGATGTTTTGGGCCAGCGACTTTTTCAGATCGATGCCCAGCTCACCAAACGAGGTCTTGCCAGCTTTGATGCCATCCAGCATGCCGCCGCTGATGGCGTCGTAAATGGCGTCACCCAAGGTGCGGGCGATGTCCACGGATTCCTGATCAATGACCGACTTCTTGAAGCCCAGGAAACCCCAGAACCCGCCCCGGCTTTCGACCTTGGCGTACTTCGAGAGGTCAAAGAATTTGATTCCTTTGGTGGCCTCTTCGATTTCGGCTTTGGCCTTTGCCATCGACTTCTTGCCACCCTGGAAGATGTCCAGGATGGTGGAGACCACGGTGGCGACTCCAGCGATGATGGCCCCGATCCAATCGCCCTTGGCGAGCGCCGAGAGGGTGCCCTGCACGCCAGAGACGAAGGTGGAGATGACCTGATCGGTCTCCTCGTTTCCCGTTTTGAAAACCTCGCCTAGGCCCCCGACCAGCGCCTCAGCTCCGGCGAGAATGGCCTTCCTCCCGCTCTTGGCTCCACCAGCCCCGAAATACGCCGCGAGGCCATCCAGACCCGCCGTGACGGTCTTCTGGAAGGTACCGTTCTTACCGACGATCCCCGACAGGTTTTTCAGTCGGTTGACCAGGGGAGTGTTGGCCTGCGCCGTGCCGATCTTGCCTTCGAGATCATTGATCCGTTGCAGGGCTGCCAAATAAGCAGGGGCATCATTTTTCAATCCTTCCAGACGAGCCCGCCAGTAGGCCAGGGAAGCATTCAGACCCGCGATATAGGCCGGACTTCCATCTTTGCCTTCCGCTTCCGCCAGTGCATACCGCACTTCAAGTAGGGCTTGCGAAGCCTCCTGCTCTTGATCGGCCAACTTCTCCGGAGTGATCGCTTTGATTTTCCCTTCCAGATCAGTGACCTGTTGTAAGGCCGCGAGATACTCCGGACTCTTTTTGTCGAGCCCGACCAGGCGGGCCTTCCAGTAAGCCAAAGATGCATTCAAGCCTTCCCGGTAGGCTGGACTCCCATCTGTCCCGGCCTGCTGAGCCCGAGCATATTCGGCTTCATCCAAGGCTTGTGAAGCAAGCTGATTCTGATCTGCAGTTTTCTCCGGACTGACTGCCAGCAACTTGCCTTCCAACTCAGTGACCTTTTGCAGCGCAGCCAGATATTCTGGGCTATCGGTCTTGAGCCCATCTTTGCGTGCTCGCCAATAGGCCAGTGAGGTATTGAGCCCTGCTCGATATGCAACGCTGCCATCTGTCCCGGCCTGCTGTGCACGGGCGTATTCTGCCTCCGCCAGCGCAAGGCGAGCTTCTTCAGTTTTGTCGGCTTCAGCCTGCGTGAAAGCAGCAGCAGCTTTGGTGCCAGCCTCTTTGGCCTTGCCGGTGATCTGGGCGATAAACCCGTCGTAGAGGACGATGTTGGCAAGCAGTCCATCGCGGGTGAGGCGTTCATCCGGAGTGAGCTGGTCATCGGAGAGGCCCTCGAACTGACGAGCGGCGTCCTCTGTCTTCTTCAGGAAGCCCTGATAGGTCTCCAGGAGCCCGTTGTATTTCGCCTCCGCCGTCGCACGGGCGTCGTCAGCGTCTTCGTCTTTGCCTATGCCGTTCAGGTCACGGGCGAAGGTGCCGGGCAGCGCAGCATCCACCACGCCCAGGTCAGCGGTCTGCCTCCGAGCGGTGCGTCCTGCAGCCCCGATCTTGGCAATAGCCGCGTCCACGTCGGCCATGGCAGCCTTCCCGACTGTCCCCTGTGCGGTGTACACCTCGCGCCAGAATTCCAGGGTCTGGACGGCCAGTTGCCGCTGGGATTCGTTCATCTCGGACAGGCCTTCCAGCTCGCGGTCAATCCGCTCCTGTCCAACCTTGACTAGGTCGTCGCTGGTCGCTTTGGCGGCAGCGAGGACTGCCTGCCCCACATCGCGCTTGGTGCTCAGCTCGTAATCGCGCACGGCGTCGGTGCCGCGCCGCTCAATCGCTCCTAGATTGGAGGTGTGCTCGGCGAGCAGCTTGGCGGCCACCGTCTGGAGAGTGCCGTTTTGCCGTGCTGCCTCCACTGCATCGCTGTAGCGGTCGTTCTCGGCCTGTGTTTCAATCTCACGACTGGCGGCCACTTCTTTCTGTTTCTGCGCAACCAGCAAGGGCTGGAAGCGCTTGCGGATCTCCAGCACCTGCGCCTGGGTCAGGCCCTCAGCAGAGAGTTCCTCCGCCTGTCGGGCTTCCAGATCGGCGGTCTGGCGGGCCAGCAGGTCGAGTGCGTTCTTCCGGATGGTGTCGCGGGTGGCCCGGTCTGCGGAGAGCAGGGCCGCGTCGAGGGCGTTCTTGGCGTTCAACTCGGCAGCGCTGCGATCGCTGGCGTTTTTGGCTGTAACGATGCCGAGACGGGTGTCGATGTCGGCCAGAGCTTTGTCCTGTGCCGCCGCGAGTTCAAGCCGCTGTTGACGGCTCAATCCTTCGAGTTCACCCAGCTTCTTGTACTTCTCGTTGACCTGCCGGATTTCTTCGTCGGCTTCGACGCGGGCACGGGCGTCTCGCGCGGTCTGAATCTTCTCGCCGAAATCCAGTTCAAGCTGATAGAGGGTGGCCAGGTTGCCCTTGGCTTGGGCCTGAGCATTCCCCAGTTGGCCTTCAAGCGTCTCACTGCCAGTACGGGCGGCAGCCACCGCATTCTCCGCCTGCAGTTGGCCGAGCTGTACCCCAGTCAGGGTCTTGCGTTTGGCGATCTCTGCATCAAGCAGCGCCAGCTTCTTCGGATCGCCCCCATTGGCAATCACACGGGCTCGGGCGGCCGTCAGTTCGGCATACGCCCACTTCTCTACGGCTTCGCGCAGCTTGTCGATCTCGCTGCGGTAGTTGGCAATCCCCTGGCCCTGCGTGCCAAGGGTGCCACTTTGGGTGAGCAGGGCCTTGATGGTGGCCTGCAAGGTGGCGGGCAGTTCAGATGCCTTGGCCCTTAAGTCTTCGAGCGCTTGCTTGTAGCGCAGCACGCTGTCTGCCGTGACGGTTCCGGCCTTCACCTGCTGGGCAAAGCGTTCGTTGAGTTGCCGCAGGTCACGTTCTAGCGCCTGTACCGCTTTCTGACGGGCTGTACTTTGGGTGAGTTCCTCTCTGGTCGCCGCTTTGGCTTCCTGGACGGTGCGGTCGCGGTCGATCTGGGCCGCCCGAATCGCGTTTTGAGAGGTGGTCGTCGCGGTGCCCAGTGCACCCGCTTGCAGCGCTGGAGCCAGCGCCCGCGCGGCTGCATCGTCGATCTTTTTCTGAGCAACAGCAATTTGCTTTTTGGCCGCCAGTTCGGCATCGGCTTGCCGCCGGATGATGACCTCACGCTGGGCCGCCGTACCAGCAAAACGCTGGAGTTCTTGCTCGTTGAGTTGCTCGATGCGCTCCAAAGTGAGGCGGGCCTGTGCTACCTGCCCTTCACGCACCTGCGCGTCGAACTGGTCGCGCTCTGCCTTCAGGGCGTCGTTCCCCTCGCGCACCACACGAAGACGGGTGGTCTCAATCTCGCGCTGGGCATTCTCGAACGTCGTCTTCGAACGGGTGAGGGCGGCGGCCTGTTGACCGGCAGGCAAGGCCTTGGCAGCCGCGTCGTCGAGTTTCTTCTGTGCCTCAGCCAGTTTCAGCTTGGCGGCTGCTTCGACGCCCGCCTGACGGGTGACAATCTTGATCCGCTCTTCAGCGGTGCCCTTGAAGCGAACCAACTCGCGTTCGTTCAGCCCCGCGATCCGGTCGAGGGTCAGTCGGGCGTCGGCCACCCGGCCTTCCCGCAGTTGAGCCTCGAACTGGTCACGCTCTGCCTTCAGGGCGTCGTTCCCCTCGCGCACCACGCGAAGACGGGTGTTTTCGATCTCGCGCTGGGCATTCTCGAAAGTTTTCTTTGAGCGGGCCAGGGCCGCCGCCTGCTCTCCTGCCGGAAGGGCACGGGCCGCCGCGTCGTCGCTCTTCTTCTGGGCCTGGGCGACCTTCAGTGCGGCGGACGCTTCCGCCCCCGCTTGCCGGGCCACGATCTTGATGCGCTGTTCCGCCGTGCCCTTGAAACGGATCAGTTCACGCTCATTCAGTCCCGTAATCCGGTCGAGCGTGAGGCGGGCATCGGCCACCCGGCCTTCCCGCAACTGCTGATCAAGCTTGCTCTGCTCTTCCTGGATGGTCTTGCCCGATTCTTTGATGGCCCGCAGGCGGTCGGTTTCGATTTCGCGCAGGCTGTTGGCGTAGTCGGTTTGGGCCTGATCCAGCCCGGCCTGACGGTTGGCGGGGGCCAGCCCACGGGCTTCGGTTTGGTCAATCTTGAGTTGCGCGGCAGCAATCTTTTTCTCTGCCCCCGCAATCGCATTCGCTCCGTCGCGGGCAATCTTGGCGCGGGCGGTGACATCGTCTCCAGCGTTGACGAGAGCGCGGGTCTGAATGGTTTTGAGCCGTTCCAAGGACGAGCGGGCCGCAGCCACCTGCCCCTGGGCGGCCTCACGGGCCACTGACGCCTGCTCATCCGAGGCTTTTTTGGCGAGGGCCTTGGCCTCTTTGGCGAGGCGCTCGCGCTCTTTCAGGGCCTGACGCTCAAAGTCCAGTACCTTGGCGGCCACCGGATTGTTCTTGGTGAACGCGGCAATTTCCCGTCCTGCCGCAGCGGAGGCCGCCCCCTGTCCCTTGGTGCGGGCTTCCAGGGCGGCGAGTTCCTTGGCGCGCTTCTGAAATTTGGCGTACTCGGCGGCCGTGACCTCAGCGGCCTTGACGGAGCTGGCCGAACCGTCCTTGTTCGTCTGGGTGATGGTTTTCCAAACGTTGGCGTGGGCTTTTTTGAAGGCGGCGATGTCGGTGTTGACCTTGGTGAGCCACACCTTGTTGCCCGACTT from Deinococcus sp. QL22 includes these protein-coding regions:
- a CDS encoding phage tail tape measure protein gives rise to the protein MAGLTGLKLEATVKLKAPTKAELNAALSGLKGEKTVKIAIDSADAATRIAQIRTLLTSLGTTVSGLFNINTAGFGAILSGGTAMITQFQAVVAELKRVLAEIRNTRPPNGPPAGGGGGGGGANLNPYAAQLKALQGDLRNNILSTAQFETATRALKAQIDAEIVSLRSLGVLTADQQRKLDALRAASGTVAQALGRVGTSAGAGIQQLGRELGVAQSQYERGAIGLRTYLREMERIRTAGASLATGLRAGSTEARNLERVMGGLSTAARNINSTSITKIRTDMAAARAEFERATVAAGSFTAKRAALQSYEASMRALEQRIQAVGQRSNVSEKQMRALAQATQQLASQRGALQGIFTPLGLSGGILNALRSLPQFAAQAGGSLGAAAAQATGFAGGLGGILAAAGPVGLAIAGVTAGVVAFTAAGVASVGAFGTFENGIQNAKATLGLFGEEGKALGKELAGLAQDPSLTKLGFNSNQAAAAIEELGSRGLSTSEIISGGLQTAAKLAAASGVKDLTVSSEILVGSMRAFGLEGAAAAKVPDLLAAASNVSALRLDDFRLAIAAGGSAARTAGIDITEFTTVMSLMRDRLIGASDAGTSFKAFTAAFTSNSQPAQAAMDKIGFSAFDSAGKMKSLREITQQLAEGLEGYTDKQRLATLETIYGSDGIRTATTLLDAYNGANAQGTRLLDERSAAVTQTGLADLAAKERTDSLVAAQAELSNKILLLKQSLGAELAPAAEAVVVALTGLVDWLGKTGPALEELRGYLIPAGVALIAFKGSVIATATTAAWGTLAGVLTALPALIAAVGASLAAFVASNPIGLIATVAAGIAVYANNIFNDIQKIYDATDQLAAQSSGTMLARVAELNAVGTELADAQARHLLALDGLTQAQKGNFSGSNFFTGERYFTVDPEAVKAAETRLAAAKAELEAAKERNRIRNPNTLPGQGPLQPGQVRTGPASDFGLAVAQQTLIKTGNQQADAVVNFCSKWVRLTLGQAQPEIAGYINRIFSDSNSDGRVNANDAANNARKAGLLRGYTGVSDLKPGDTVFYEDGGDGHVGIYIGDGLVRGNNRVSNKATGNPVGNVGVNQLGKVTGFVRADDLAGAAKGGQAGTAAGNAAATAAANTQIEKLNKQAQSLYNQQQLALKSGNKVWLTKVNTDIAAFKKAHANVWKTITQTNKDGSASSVKAAEVTAAEYAKFQKRAKELAALEARTKGQGAASAAAGREIAAFTKNNPVAAKVLDFERQALKERERLAKEAKALAKKASDEQASVAREAAQGQVAAARSSLERLKTIQTRALVNAGDDVTARAKIARDGANAIAGAEKKIAAAQLKIDQTEARGLAPANRQAGLDQAQTDYANSLREIETDRLRAIKESGKTIQEEQSKLDQQLREGRVADARLTLDRITGLNERELIRFKGTAEQRIKIVARQAGAEASAALKVAQAQKKSDDAAARALPAGEQAAALARSKKTFENAQREIENTRLRVVREGNDALKAERDQFEAQLREGRVADARLTLDRIAGLNERELVRFKGTAEERIKIVTRQAGVEAAAKLKLAEAQKKLDDAAAKALPAGQQAAALTRSKTTFENAQREIETTRLRVVREGNDALKAERDQFDAQVREGQVAQARLTLERIEQLNEQELQRFAGTAAQREVIIRRQADAELAAKKQIAVAQKKIDDAAARALAPALQAGALGTATTTSQNAIRAAQIDRDRTVQEAKAATREELTQSTARQKAVQALERDLRQLNERFAQQVKAGTVTADSVLRYKQALEDLRAKASELPATLQATIKALLTQSGTLGTQGQGIANYRSEIDKLREAVEKWAYAELTAARARVIANGGDPKKLALLDAEIAKRKTLTGVQLGQLQAENAVAAARTGSETLEGQLGNAQAQAKGNLATLYQLELDFGEKIQTARDARARVEADEEIRQVNEKYKKLGELEGLSRQQRLELAAAQDKALADIDTRLGIVTAKNASDRSAAELNAKNALDAALLSADRATRDTIRKNALDLLARQTADLEARQAEELSAEGLTQAQVLEIRKRFQPLLVAQKQKEVAASREIETQAENDRYSDAVEAARQNGTLQTVAAKLLAEHTSNLGAIERRGTDAVRDYELSTKRDVGQAVLAAAKATSDDLVKVGQERIDRELEGLSEMNESQRQLAVQTLEFWREVYTAQGTVGKAAMADVDAAIAKIGAAGRTARRQTADLGVVDAALPGTFARDLNGIGKDEDADDARATAEAKYNGLLETYQGFLKKTEDAARQFEGLSDDQLTPDERLTRDGLLANIVLYDGFIAQITGKAKEAGTKAAAAFTQAEADKTEEARLALAEAEYARAQQAGTDGSVAYRAGLNTSLAYWRARKDGLKTDSPEYLAALQKVTELEGKLLAVSPEKTADQNQLASQALDEAEYARAQQAGTDGSPAYREGLNASLAYWKARLVGLDKKSPEYLAALQQVTDLEGKIKAITPEKLADQEQEASQALLEVRYALAEAEGKDGSPAYIAGLNASLAYWRARLEGLKNDAPAYLAALQRINDLEGKIGTAQANTPLVNRLKNLSGIVGKNGTFQKTVTAGLDGLAAYFGAGGAKSGRKAILAGAEALVGGLGEVFKTGNEETDQVISTFVSGVQGTLSALAKGDWIGAIIAGVATVVSTILDIFQGGKKSMAKAKAEIEEATKGIKFFDLSKYAKVESRGGFWGFLGFKKSVIDQESVDIARTLGDAIYDAISGGMLDGIKAGKTSFGELGIDLKKSLAQNILQGLIDGFLQGAIMKDLIQPFLDQYIAARKTADPTDDVKAAADLQAAIVTGNNELAQFYQGVLVPTAQQLGVFGSDATSASAGLGGNAAQQLELPQSVQVALRSTDAQAQAQNTAALSRVIEKLDGTVSNLQRSGLTAEVLITQQAPPATRARARTGYLF